AAACTAGGTAAACTGCACAAATCACCCAAGGTAAACTGCAGAGATTGGGAAGTGGAACAAGTAAAGGCCAAAAGCTAATTCGGCTTTTAAGAGCCATGAGAAAGCTACACGCCAGACGGAAGAAAgacaacaaaatattaaattgtttctttctcttctttttttttttttctcaatttattgtaattgatacaatttttctaaaaaaattataaaaatatttttttcatttttgttgcaCTGTGAATATCcgtatttttcgaaaaatacaTACGGGTGTTGCCTAACATAATAGTggcacaaaaaaatattattttttaaaacctgATGATTGAGGGGAAAAAGAGAGTGGTGCCGTCGATGTGTCAAGAGACACTGATATAAATGAATCATTTTCGTATATAATTTTCTcctaatcatttttataattaattaatttttagagttatttaaaaaaaaaaactaaaatggcTGAATTGGTAGAGTTAGGCTGAGTTTATAATATACCAAGGAGAGTTATGGGTTAAATTTACGGGCTGAGGCCCAAActggtttttttatatttttatggtcaaCTCTGTCTCTGGTTCCTGTAGTCTTAGGACTTTCGAAATTTAGTACTCTTGCTTtaaattttaggaatttaatttctatatttttctggggtaaattatacaaattgTTACTCAAAATGTCACAAaatggtcattaaactattcgaaagttttcatttaagtcactaaactagGTTGTTAAGGTTTTTTTAAGTACAACTAATGAGCTCTAAGAGATAATTTGACAATCGGTACAATGGATTACTACCCATCAACAGGTAAAAGAACATATCTTAAATCCAATTCGATTTGACTATCAGTGTTGAAGATCGGAGAAAaaaactatttgaattttgatttgcaAATTTGTAACGTTCGaagttatttcatgaaaaaaaccGAACCGTAGAAAATAAGGGGATGGAGTGCTTTCAATTAGTGTAGGCAATACAAACAGAGAAGGTAACGATTTTAACATCCTATTGACTTAAATGGAAACTTTCGAATGGTTCAGTatcaattttgtaacttttaaaattgagtgatcaaaacgtaaacttactataATTTAGTGACTTTATATGTAATTTACCCTTCTGTTAATTGGACCTTCGAATTTAAATATGCATTAgacttttaagttttaattcatacatttaaatattagaaGTGGGAAAGGCATAGTTAAATGGATTTTTAGtgttattttagaattaaagtGGCTTCCCAGACGAACtaaggaattttgtgaaaaaagTGAAGCTAAGCATGCAGTGGTCACTGGTTTGTTTGCCTAAGTTAGTATGGAAAGCTGTGAAAGATTGAATAGTAAAGCTAGCAAAGAAATTTAGGTTCCCCTTGGATTGTTTTATGCCTTGTGATTGCATACTCACACCACAATTGCCTTTTATCTTAGATTTGgataagtttaaatttaaatatccaAACCAATAAGTGGTTGACTCTAATGGTAAGACACATTGTAATTTTAAGGGGAGAATCCAGGTTTAAACTTTGGAGATGACATTGTTGGGAGAAGCAGTTACGAACTCCAAACATGGATCATAAAACCGACATGAAGAATAtcaaaaaaagttaaattaaataccCAACAATCATGTGGTGTATCGGATAGAGTATTGAATTCTCAGTTGATCAAAgtcaaacatcaaataaataaaatgtcatAAGCCCTTGTATtcctctaaattttaaaatttagtcattgtatttTTTGTCGGGCCAGTGTAAAAAGTTAAATTCGTTTTTAGGTTTGATGCGGTTCaaaaaataagtctaaaattttgtttaagtttgatctggataaaaaaaaaatgttaaatctGAGTCCAGCCCgcctatattaatttttatataaaaaaaaatttaaaaaatacaatatatcaaAACACCTACCAAGAAAAAGTATTTTGTTTTGACTCGACTTGTAACCTCGTATGAAATACCGGACGGTCTAAATTTAGCAACATTCTTCTCCCAAGATCCATTTCGGGAAAAAGATAATATGCAACTTCGAGTTGTCAATTATATTCTTTATGGAAATGGCAAAACGACTCAGAGAATTTCTGACACAAGTATTCAACTAGTTCGGACTTGTTTAGTCTTGAGTTGGGACCAAGACAACAAAAATTCTTCTGCCGAAGAGGTATGTGCTTCCTTTGTTGAAGTAAGTACAAATGGTTTGATTTGAGATCTCTTAAGAATTGACTTAGTGTTAGGATTGATTTCTGATAATAGGTTAGATTGTAccaataaaaatctattttatttcatttattccAACGCAAGGATTCAACAATCGTTTATCCAAAATCGCGGAACTATTCATACGCTCTTGAACAGCAATCAAGAATTCCAATCTTTGATAATTTTGTCATCATCTAATTGTTTTCACATGGCCCATTCAATGATGTAAAATATCACAATGTGATAAAACACCAATTAAGAATTTATTGggagtataaaaatattaaaataaatgtttctcaacaaattgaaaatacatattaaaaaagtttttgtacttaaataatactaatatagCTGCAACTTAAAAAGCAAATgactctaaaataataacaaaattaacaataaaaaattatacaatatccaaacaataacaacataatAACGAAATGGTAACAAAATAACAACAGACAgcaacataaatttttttatcaaaatcgaGTCGAGCTCGAGCCAAAAAATCTTGTCTGAAGTctgacccattttctaaacatatcttcttcttttttctaaaCTCATTTTTTGAATCCTCATTCTTTTTAGGTAGGCTTTTACACTTGGATGAGTGGCTCAACTCATAATCGGGTATAGtgaaaatatacttaaatatatggtttaaagtaataattttttaatgttagtTTAGTTATGAAATCAAATCAGTCTTTGGATTGTATATTGAGAATCTCAAATCAGTATGTTGGCTGCTGATTTGGATTTAGGATGCTGCCATGTTTGATTTCGACAGAGTAAATGCATCATTATCAtctcaaatcatttaaaattctCATACAcaattaatatgattttttattctgGAAAAGGATCCGCAGTACTAATATCTTTGCTTTTAATGATGatctgaaatttaaaattaatgggAGGGAGAGGATGTACCCAGATTTGATACGGTGGTATTTACTTACAGGCAGTTTTTTGCcgtaaatttaatgataaaaggGAAAGATGTGGTGTCGGGTTTTAGCAATCAAAATCTGGTAAGATCCCTAAATCAACGCATCAACcacaccaaaaagaaaagaacaagaaaatagAGACCAAAAATGTGGAAACAGACTGTTCGCGTACCATAAATACATTCACCCCCTTTAAATGAGATATGCAAAGATCACAAAAGATTTGACACGTGTACAGGTAACCTCACGCTTCGTTGCTCGGCCACACCGCCAATCTCGTGTATGCACAATGCTTGCTTCCTTCCCAAGTAAAGCACAATATCCTTGTggtgaatttaattattactcttatttaattgaattattttaaattttttaattttgatgcaATGAGAGCCATTagtctttaattaaatttttttgattttaataattacttgaaattttagattttaaaaaattgatggaCTAAAATTGCCAAATTATAATGTCAATCTAAAATGAAacccattatttttatttaagcattgggcatattattgaattatattttttttaaaaggtgtAGTACTGCCTTGGGCACAGCATAATAGTCAAAATTCCAGGTTCCAGAGAGACAATTAACAAACTCATTAAGACTACCTTAAAACATTGATTTGACCTCATAAGCGGGACCATTCTATAATATTTTGCCGCTAAAAACAAAACCTTATATTTCTTccaaaaaatcttttaattgttccagaataactaaaaaataattctttaaccaaaaaaatttcaattcaaacgTAGAATACCTATCTTGAAATTTTCGCAATATATATGATGAAATCATTAAAGATTTAACCTTTTCAAACACTTTCTCTAACTCACTATAGGCTCGGCCAGTTCTTTAATGACAAATCTactcctttattattattattattattattccaaCAATTTCggttaagtaaataaatgtctACATGCTCAGTGAAGTGAAACAATAATAGTTTAGTAGAGAAAGAAGACCACCTATGTGGTTAGAATAGTAGGGCTCATATTCTGCCAAATACTTATTGACCCAATTCCCAGatttacaaaacaaaataaccCTTTCTCAGCCCCCACTCACATTCAACAAAACCTGCTTACTGCCCACACATCCTTCTTATTTTCACCCAAAtaaccatttcatttcatctcctTAACCCTATACTTCTATACTACAATTTCATCACTATAGCAAACTAACATCTTTTTCTCCTACAACTACCCAAAAAGAGATCATGAAAACCCAACCACCCAAAGCTGCTCAATATGTCCATTCCTGAGGTAACGCAACTTCATGGTTTATTCCTTGATGTTGCCTGAAATTCCCCTGCTTCTGGTTCCAACCACTTCCAAGTTTCAAAGCAGCATCTACAAATATAGATAACAAAATCAGTCGTATAACTACAAAGTGATTCATAGAGTAGAATGCCTAATTAGATTGGCTTTTTACCAATTTCAGCGGTGACATTAGCGTTCAACCGAGGATTAAGCAGGGGTTGAGCACCAAGTTCATCAAGATTTAAGTTCAAGGCCTGAACCACTCTAGCTGGAAGCAGAACAGTAGGACAAGCTgccaatataataaaaacaaaataagatcCTGTCAAAGAAACCCAAGAGAGAAATGCATTTTAATTGCAAAAGGAGAATAGGTAAGGACCTGGCTTCTTGCGGGGTTCAGAAGGTGCACCAATACGGCGAGGCAAGAAAACGCCAGTTCCAGCACATTCCCTTTTTCCAGTTGGATTGCCCAAGAAAACTGCCCTCATACCCGACCCGTTTGGCGTCTGGGTTTGCTGCTGCAGAGGGGGCCATGCAGATTGGGACAAACCCATAGGCCTATTGCTACTATTATTACTCCTCACTCTGCTTTGGACCACATGGTTATGGTGGTGCGAATGCAGCTGCTGCTTTTGTCCTGCCCAAACCGATGCATTTTGTTGTTTCATTAGCTGCTGTTGCTTCAGCATCTGAAACTGAGACATAACAGAAAACGACCAAATTTATATACTGAAGAGGGAAAAAAACAATCCAAGTACAACATTTCTAGGTCTGGCTTAAGGTTTTTTACTTGAGCGGTCTGTAGTTTCTGGTGAGCATGAGACTGGGTAGGCAGGTAAAAGCCAGTAACATCGGCGTTCGGTGAGAACTTCCTTGCCGAAGAACCTAAGAGGCCTCTGTTGTTGAGCCCACCGTATGACTCTTCACTCATTCGCATCCTTGCAACTTCCTCTGCCGCCGCATACAGCAAATCCCATGTTCCCGGCGGTGGCGGAACTCGGGATTGGCAAGTAGGGCTTCCACGGCTAGACCCTTGCATGCAACTGCACCCGCTCCTTGACACACATAAGGTTGATTGCGGCGAACTGGACATGACCCGACCCttaaaaaagcaaaaataaaaataaaactaaaataagaaaCCGTCCTTGAATCAAATAACTTTGTGGAGAAGTTGAGTGTTATGTTCTTCAACAGACCTTAGGGTTTTCAGAAGAAAAGGCACGGTCGTTTCTGCGAATACCGTCTTCGAGGGTAGAGTGAGCCATTTGACGAGTTAACCCAGCAAGATAATCTTCTTCGTCACTCTCTGTCTCAGTAGAACCCACCACTGACTCAACCGGAGAACTTGGATCCGAAGAGAAACCCAAAGATCCAAACCCATAAGGGAACTCGTAGGGAAACAAAGACTTAGAACCGCCAAGCTCTAATCCAAAACCACCATCAACATACTTGGGATTGCTCTTAGCCTTACTATTGTCCATGACCAAGTCGTCGTCGGTTAAAAACTGAGGTGGAAGACAAAACTCAGCGTCGTCTAAAACCTGCGCCATGAGAAAGAAAAGCAAAGCTAAAGAATGGAGATATCAGAGAAAGGACCCCAAAAGGAAAGAACTTGATGAGTAGAGAGTAATGGATGATTGCTGCTTGGTTAAGATTTAATAATAAGCAGTTGCATCTCTGTTTTGGTGGCCATGGCAGAGTTCGGGGCccaccaaatatatatattttttaagaaaatgccCTATTCACAACTGAGCAAAAAGTGGAGAGGTGGGGAGAAAGAGGTGAGAAATGGGGGGATTTTCAGGGAGAAAAAGCAATGAAAGAGAAGATTACAGAAAAAGCGGGGCTGAGTTTCCCACTCGCTGATATAGGAAGGTTGTAACACGCTCCTACTATATTGTAGGGTCCATGGAGGGAGCTGCAGGCTTGCATCCAGGTAAGTGGGGCCAATTCAAAATATAGGAAGCACTTGAACCAGCATGTGACAGGGCcaccattttcctttttctatttttaattccatCAAGCCGTTTTTAAAGGCTAAATTGCTTAATTAGATgcaaaacaaaatccaaaatttcttcttcttcttcttcttctttttaattcaaTACCTCGAACCCAGGGGCAATGCTTTCCACTTGGCAGTCCAGGGAGTAATTCACcatctatatttaatttttgtttggaaataatttattgattatttttaaaaaatattaattattatgatagtaaaatctaaaataaaataatcatctGTATTATGTTCGATAGTCTAAAAAATAGTTGATAATacgattactaataaaaataataagcatcatatgcaattttacctaattatttTGTGCATATTTGTTGAGTTATTTACCTACATTGAAGTTatgaaaaatgtaatattttagtatgattcaaccttatttttaatgttatattaagATGACGTTGTTAATATAAGAAATATTTTCTTAGAACATCAAATGTCTTctaaattgcattttaaaaccttaaatatttcaaattaaagtGTTCAAATAGAATCGTACATCCATGATATGGTGTGGTAAAATATTctgcttttacataattaatattacCTTATAATATTTGAGTTAACAGTTCACATCGcctatagttttatttataaaacttaaataaacttattttgaagAAAGACTTATATTAGATTATATACCTCTTTATAATacgtaaattaagtaaaaaataatataaaatttataatttataacctatataaaaaattatattgtctAGTAACTTTCATAATTcttatgaataatatatatttcttttgcaataactttagaaagatattttttataaataagttatcaTAAAACGTAAttaaaaaactataatatttttatgaataaatatattatttttataatatagcATGAAtacataaataagttatattcttactttttggtcataatttttataaataaatatgttacaacacctttataacatgtaaattatttttataataaacttttttatcatacctttaatttttttaggatttaaacaattttttagttataactttataaaatacacaaattattattctaatataatttttagaatttataatataataattttttgtttcaaacacTCACATGTATTCattcttataatataataattataacttgtgtaaaaataatttttaaaaagttagatTTTTAcgtaattatttaaattcttatCTCTAAGAATTGAAAGTTTAATTGAAGTGTTCTAATTACACCCAAATTGACAAGACCATCAATTACAATGGTTACCCAAACATACTAACATAGCAACTCTACCCAAATTCAATTACCAAGTGGCTTTACAAACACtatcttattgtttttaatgatttatttgataattacttttgaaaatggtatttattgaatttgggtttctaattttaatatgaatcaAATCTCTATTATGtgaaaaattaatgtaatttaataaaaataaatcaagaatttTGAAcgagaagagaaaataaataggGTGAGGCAATGGTGGATTTAGATGGAGATGTCGTTCGACTAAATAAAAAGTACATTTACCAATGATGGATAGGGtccgtttgtttacatgtagaaggttttacggaaaatattttctatattttattgtgtttgtttcacagaaaatagcttggtcaacggaaaatgacttacaggtTAACGGAAAATAA
The sequence above is a segment of the Gossypium raimondii isolate GPD5lz chromosome 4, ASM2569854v1, whole genome shotgun sequence genome. Coding sequences within it:
- the LOC105779812 gene encoding uncharacterized protein LOC105779812, with amino-acid sequence MAQVLDDAEFCLPPQFLTDDDLVMDNSKAKSNPKYVDGGFGLELGGSKSLFPYEFPYGFGSLGFSSDPSSPVESVVGSTETESDEEDYLAGLTRQMAHSTLEDGIRRNDRAFSSENPKGRVMSSSPQSTLCVSRSGCSCMQGSSRGSPTCQSRVPPPPGTWDLLYAAAEEVARMRMSEESYGGLNNRGLLGSSARKFSPNADVTGFYLPTQSHAHQKLQTAQFQMLKQQQLMKQQNASVWAGQKQQLHSHHHNHVVQSRVRSNNSSNRPMGLSQSAWPPLQQQTQTPNGSGMRAVFLGNPTGKRECAGTGVFLPRRIGAPSEPRKKPACPTVLLPARVVQALNLNLDELGAQPLLNPRLNANVTAEIDAALKLGSGWNQKQGNFRQHQGINHEVALPQEWTY